Proteins encoded together in one Carya illinoinensis cultivar Pawnee chromosome 3, C.illinoinensisPawnee_v1, whole genome shotgun sequence window:
- the LOC122305556 gene encoding uncharacterized protein At5g23160-like, producing MKNVSRNRFLLCFRPVVDMEVVLESKGVVDRSGSQGFPYMSVENKEGIKETLTRKRTFSRVLRAVMFEAISTMKARNRKSNSQDSCQSSLSLSVRSHDSSDDKSVNPASVDTDTDPEVRTDSGLSHSSSSGSSSCSESISEKKNSPRSLSGFEKKPEKVKMCCSGVHSGICLLVLSLMITILWGRLCAIVFTSIWVYSVPRRHVGFGREERVIKLPKIETRENKKKVIIEGLLERNHHRRHKLMT from the exons ATGAAGAACGTATCGAGAAACAGGTTCTTGCTTTGTTTTCGGCCCGTCGTCGACATGGAAGTCGTTCTCGAGTCCAAAGGTGTGGTCGATCGGTCGGGCAGTCAAGGTTTTCCGTATATGAGCGTGGAAAACAAGGAGGGAATTAAGGAAACGTTGACTCGAAAGCGAACCTTTTCTCGGGTGCTTAGAGCCGTGATGTTTGAAGCAATATCG ACTATGAAGGCTCGTAATAGGAAAAGCAATAGTCAAGATTCGTGTCAATCAAGCCTTAGTCTGTCCGTAAGGTCTCATGATTCGAGTGATGACAAATCTGTGAATCCGGCATCTGTGGATACTGACACTGATCCAGAAGTCAGAACAGATTCTGGGTTGTCACATTCATCTTCTTCCGGTTCATCATCTTGTTCAGAATCAATTTCAGAAAAAAAGAACTCACCCAGGTCTTTGTCTGGCTTTGAAAAGAAGCCAGAGAAGGTTAAGATGTGTTGCTCTGGTGTTCATTCTGGCATATGCTTGCTTGTCCTTAGCCTTATGATCACAATCTTGTGGGGAAGGCTTTGTGCTATTGTTTTCACGTCGATCTGGGTATACTCCGTACCTCGCCGGCACGTGGGTTTTGGCAGGGAAGAAAGAGTGATCAAGTTACCAAAGATCGAAacaagagagaacaaaaaaaagGTGATAATAGAAGGGCTACTTGAAAGGAACCACCACAGAAGGCATAAGTTAATGACGTGA